The Acropora muricata isolate sample 2 chromosome 5, ASM3666990v1, whole genome shotgun sequence genome includes a window with the following:
- the LOC136917812 gene encoding heart- and neural crest derivatives-expressed protein 2-like — protein sequence MEKVTAGEAPQRLKSEPREEHQPSASTEPSDVPRGSANRKERKRTLTMNSAFAELRDHIPNVPPDTKLSKIKTLRLAISYIKFLTEILEESNDGKPGRSNNNFVVDLALQSEGREKRKRENLTSSSSQDASQRKRGRTGWPQYVWAMELRN from the exons ATGGAGAAAGTCACTGCAGGCGAAGCGCCTCAAAGACTGAAATCAGAACCACGCGAAGAACATCAACCGAGTGCATCTACAGAACCAAGTGATGTCCCGCGAGGTTCTGCAAATCGCAAGGAGAGAAAGCGAACTTTAACCATGAACTCAGCATTTGCTGAGCTCAGAGACCATATCCCGAATGTTCCGCCGGACACAAAGCTTTCAAAGATAAAAACTCTTCGGCTGGCAATAAGTTACATCAAGTTTTTAACGGAGATTCTGGAAGAAAGCAACGACGGTAAACCAGGACGGAGCAACAACAACTTCGTGGTCGATTTGGCCCTTCAGAGTGAAGggagagagaaaagaaagaggGAAAACTTG ACCTCATCTTCGAGCCAAGATGCTTCTCAAAGAAAGCGAGGGAGAACTGGGTGGCCACAGTATGTTTGGGCTATGGAGCTGAGGAACTGA